GCACATCAGCTAAATTTAACGAAATTGTCTTGCTGTCTTGTCATTACGGGGGGCCGTTGTATAACTTGTTTTACGGCAACTTTACCCTGTCAACGCCATAATGTAGCTAATGCTAGCCAGCTATGCGCTTCAGGTTTACCGGTTAAAAAGAATTAAATATATACGCGTCCTTAAAATAACACAACGCACTTGTAAAGGCAATGAACAGACTGGGGGAAAACAATTACCTCCGAAGACCACAAAATCGAAGCGTTATGCCGTCTTGTCAAAATCAACGAAATATTTTGGTCTTATGCAATCCAACCCGGGGGACAGGCTCTAGAATTACGCATGCGCACAAGATCCGGAAGTAAAACGGAATCCGACGTTGTTGCTCATCTTCTTAGCGCCTTCGTTCAAATAGTAGGTGATTTAGTAGTTTAATAAGATGAAACTGTACTTCTAAAAATATTATCTATCGATGGTGCCAAACACGAAAGTGAAAATATGCTGACACTTTGCCTTTCAAGTATATAGTTGTGGATTTTCTACATTATCCCATGTAAGCCTTTGAATATGACTTAGCTGAACATTTACTTATCTCACAAAACACGTTTGACTAAATCTGTTTTACCAGCACTAACGAGTTGTTTAACGATGTTTGCATGGGATGGAGGAATGTACCTTATGAAGCgctttgtctttgtttcagGACCACGATGCCTCTGTCAACCCAGTCCCAACCTGGAGAACAACACGTGTTTGTGGCCAGTCTGGACAATGCTCGCAATCTGTCCAATATATTGAAAGCAATCGCCTTTAAAGACCACGCCATCTTCAGCGCTACGCCCAATGGTCTAAAAGTCACAGTCGAGGACTCCAAATGTTTGCAGGCTAATGCCTTCATCCAAGTGTGTTTGGTTTCCATGTCatcctttaaatttaaaatcgTGGCAGACTCAAAAGAAACGTAATACTTGAAATAACAGAATTGCGACTGATCTCTTCTAGGCTGACATCTTTCAAGAGTTCACTATAAGGGAAGATTTGGTTGGTTTCCAGATCAACCTCACTGTTTTGCTGGACTGTCTCAACATCTTTGGAGGAAGTGCAGTTTCAGGTAAACATTAGCCTTCTCATAATGAAAAATCTGATAGTTAGCCAGGTGGTGTATGAATGAACTTTTCCCTCATGGCTTTGTCATTAGTAGCTGGGATGTCAACAGTCTTGAAAATGTGCTACAGAGGTTATGGTTACCCATTGACACTATTTCTGGAGGAGGCCGGAGTAGTGACTGTGTGTAAGATCAACACACAAGAACCAGAAGAGCCAATTGACTTTGACTTCTGCAGCACCAATGTCACAAATAAGGTGGCCAACAGACAAACAATGCACTCACACTAACCACTTTGTTGTGAGCTACTGTATTAGGACCCATAAATAAAGGGTTGTTTTACACTTCAAAGGTAATCCTGCTGTCAGAGAGCCTGAAGGAAGCCTTCTCTGAACTGGACATGACCAGCGAGGTGTTACAGATCACGATGTCCCCCAGCCAGCCATATTTTAGGTACGTTGTTCAATCTCAAGAGCTGTTTAAAACCTCAATAACATGGTCTTTTTGACGGTGTTGAAAGATCGGACTCCTGAGCGTACGTGTCATTCATTGCCTTGAACAAATGTTGCTCCTTCAATTCTTTCTTACTTGTAGGTTGTCCACCTTTGGCAATTCAGGAAATGCCCATTACGACTACCCGAAAGATTCAGACATGATGGATTTGTTCCAgtgcacaaagacacaaaccaaCAGGTTGGTGCAGGAGAGCGTAATTAAGTTtgtacttttgtttccacctgaGGAGAAAAGTCAATTTGAACCTTTCCTATGAAGTTAATTCCACTTTTGTTAATTCTGCCTAACCCTGTTCTTCTCCTGACAACAGGTACAAGATGTCCCTGCTGAAGCCGTCCACTAAAGCCCTGGCACTGTCGTGTAAAGTCTCAGTGAGGACAGACACCAGGGGGTTCCTGTCTCTACAGTACCTGATTAGAAACGATGATGGACAAATCTGCTTTGTAGAATATTATTGTTGCCCTGATATTGAAGTGGATGATGAATGATTTAGCAGTGAAGTTTCCCTTTAAGCACTTTAATTTCTAGCGATGGCCAGTCTATTTAAAGACATGTACCATAAGGAACTACTGCAGGCCTGGTGCACTCTTAACGTGTTCATGATTCCTGCCATAGTTTTGCATTGCTAATTGCATTATTTGCCATATCGTTATCGTTGTATTTTAACCCAGCTAAATGTATATGATACAACCCTGCAGCTTCCAGGGTGTATAGACTTTGTAGTTCAGTTACAACATGATGTTATTTGGTCATATATTTCTGTAATAGGACAACAGTACATCTGTTTTCTGAGTGACTGTTGATGTGTATGCTTAAAATCAGACCTTTAGTGTAAATATAAATCAGTTCAGGCTGTAGGTTTATATAGTTTTATTTCCAGAACATAGAAAAACACTGTTATTCCAATGGAACGTTAATGAAAACAGGTATGCTGGCAGTAAACTTTATGACCCAAGTAAAAAATTATTTTTCTAACGACTAAAGATGTGCACATTTGTCTCAAGGGCTGTGTAATGTTTAAATTCTGTTGAACACATTAGGTAAGATTTCAGATCTGCACCAGTTCTGTAAAGAATTGAGTTTAATGGAAAATTTCTCTGCACTAATATAGTCCAGGCAGTTACCTGCGGGCCATCCTCTGTCTCTTGAAAGCTTTGTACTTTTTCTTGTTTGGCATTTTTGGCTCAGGTGCTTCAGTCTCTATGTGAACTGGTTTCTCCTCAGCTGGCGTCATGAAGACATCTGCTGTGATGTCTGTGACCAGGTCCTCCTTCGCTTCAGtcctcttcattttcagcaCGTCTTTCACCATCTGCTTCTCACGcactctggctgctgctgccagtctCATCTCTCGCCGGTGCTGTGACAAAATGACACGTCATTTAACAAATGACATTTAAGTCCAAACTAGCATTAACCGTTAtatactgtgtgtatgtgtaactATATATTTTATACCATATTAGGAGACTTGAAGCCCGGGTTTTCATAAAGTGTGGGGCCTCCAAAGCTGCCTTGAAAGATTTTGATGAGCTGGAGAACAAAGCGAGGGCCAATCTCCACTAAAGAGGCATCCTCCTCAATGATCTAAACACGCAGGAGGAATTATTGTACATATGTTTTTTTCCTGAgacaataaaacatgaaatggtTTGGAAAGACCTTGATGTGGATGTTAACAATTACCTGGTAGTTTCTGAACCATATTCGGTTGTCTGCAATGGTAAACGTGAAGACATGGTCTACAAAAGGCTGACTCTTAGGGTGGTAGCGTGGAGTTGAAAATGTCTGGAACAGAAAAATGGAACATCCTGCAGCTTTCAATCAAACTATAATCTTTgcctactgctgcttctaaagTGTTTTCAAGGCAAATGCAGCTCAGATTTGTCACTCACCTGGGTGAAGAGCTCCTTTAGTAAGGAGAAGTGGGGTTCCTTGTCAAATTTCTGTGAGTAAACAATTTGGATGTAAATTATTGCCATCTTGCCAGTGGAGTGCGTGTTTAACCTATGAAAATGGGTGCAATGGCACTCACAGGATCAAAAGACAGCAGGGGCCTGGACCCTTTGAGACAGTTTCCTGTCATCTTCAGTTCAGCCAGGGTATGAACTGTGGAGGAACCACCGTGTAAGAACCACTATGAAATTATTCGATTCACACGACATACGTTGTCTACTGAACTTCACACGGGGGGAACTCACTGTTTTGAACCAGAAACTTAGCAGACGGTCCGTGAGGGCTGTTTGAAATCCTAATAAGACAATGAAATTGCAGTTTCTCAACATAAGATGGACAACAATGATCACACAAGGTTGGCATTTATGTTTGAGACAAAGATCACATTCTCACCACATATAGAGGTCCTGTTTCTTTTTGGCCTCAAAGAATAGGCACTTGTTGCAGTTTTTGATTTCACAGACCTGAGAACAATGAATAAATTTACCTGTTCCACAGTGAAGATAATTTTAAAACACAGTATTTTACTCATCTGTAATTTTAAAAGAATCTCACCTCATTTACAACAAATAGCTTGTCCTTTCGGTCCATTTTTGTATCTAACAGAAATGGACACCTTGTTATGGCCAAAAAAATCAATGGAATAGAACTTAGAAAGTGGATGATTTAGCACAGATGGGGGAAATAGTGTACAGACGACACTAACCTGCTTTTGAGTGTGGCATCATTGTCCTCAGGTCTTGCATCAAATGTCTTGTCCTGAAGTTGATGCCTCTTGAAGAAAAAATGAGAACTCTCTCCTTGTTGGTCCATTTGCCCTGGTCAAAATAAATTAATGGCATTATGTCACAAATCAAAACACACGTTTCTGATATTACATATGGGGGGTCTGATACACATGCATAACCATAATTATCCACCAAATCCAGTCCTGACAATTACTGCGAGTGGTATATTGGTAATACCAAAAAATGTTTACATTGCAGGATTTAACCATTTCAAGCCGTTGTATCACTTATCACTGTAAAGTGGCCAACAAACAGGTTGAATTACTGTACGAAGATCTGCTCAGCAttatgttagcattagccacaaGACGACAACTTTCAACAACTGCATGCCCGACATTTACCATCGAAACTGGGGGCGGAATTGTGACTTCGTTTGTCTTCTGCTGTTCATCTCCCTCAAGAACATCGCTATCATTCGGCACAAATTTGACTTTCTTAGCCTTTTTATCGACTCGATTCTGTCCTCCACGTTTTCTCTTGAACGCAGGCATGTTTTCCCAACGAGCGCAAATCTCGCGAAGCTGGAACTGCAGCGCGAGCAAATCCACGTGCGGACGTAGAAGGATGAAGAGGGAGCTCCTAGCGGCAGAGAGGTGTTACTGCAGGCGCGGGTGCACGCATTCCTGTTACCACTAGAGGGCTTTTCAGTGATTGCAACAATATACCGAAGACCTAATCTAATATATTTTCCGTAGATTTcagattcatttaaaacatCAGCAACGCCAATTTTTACGCAGCATTGTAAGGAATGTATGGACAGCAATGCTCTTTTTCATATACAATTGAAGACCATACCACTTCCCACCGTAGGATGGCAGTAACGTTTCTAAAAGGCAATCGCCACGACACaagagaataaaaagaaatctcGCGAGATTCAGCGTTGGCAGACAGCGTCATAACTGTATGCCGGTTTCACAAGCTAAGTAATTTGTATGAACATGCTCGTCAGTTCCAAAGAAATATGTTTAAATATGTAATTCTAAACCGATATAGCACTGTTAGTGGGATTTTGTACTAAAATATAAATGCTGCCTATTATCCCGAATATCCCATATCCCAAATTTTAACCTTTAAGCATAAGACGGGTTAGCATCGTTGGTACAACGAATATTGCATTTATCAAACAAGTCTAGAGGAAATATTAATGTTATATTATAGCAATAATGAAGTGTCACTACGAAGTGTTGGGTGTGAAAAGAGACGCTGGAGACGATGACCTGAAGAAAGCTTATCGTAAATTAGCACTGAAATGGCATCCAGGTAAATTGTGGTAAAGTTTATGAATTGGTCCTTCGGGGATCATGTTCATTTGTATACACGGTCGCAACAAAGTGAATGATAAAGTCTATGCAATGTTATTCTCTAgttatgattttaaaaaatcgTTTTTTAATTTACTGTCATTAAAGCATTCGAAAAAATGTGTCTCTAACGACGgcattctctctttcttttcatgaTTTCAGATAAAAACCTTGACAATGCAGAGGAGGCAGCGGATCACTTCAAGCTGATTCAGGCAGCTTATGATGTCTTGAGTGATCCCCAAGAGAGAGCTTGGTGTGTGCAAATTCACAATCTATTTGGTTTCCCTGCATTGCAGCTAAGCTTAGAATACCTTTGATTGACCCCTTCCCTGCCTGGACAGGTATGACAATCACAGGGACGCTCTCCTGAAAGGAGGCCTGAGTGGAGATTATGAAGACGACAGTATTGACCTGCTGCAGTACTTCACAGTCACCTGCTACTCTGGATATGGAGATGATGAGAAGGTTTGTGTTTGGGGATCACATTCATCACTATTTACTATTACACCAAACCATCAAGACAATAGTTTCTtcaaacaagaacaaaaagtgGATAGGACAAGCCACTGACCAGAACACACAAAATAGCATCTTGACTTGGTTGGTGGTGCCTCAGGATTAATTGTCTTTAAGAGCCACGTCTGTTTTCAACTCACTCTTTTATCTTTAGGGCTTTTACACCGTCTACAGGAACCTGTTTGATGCTATTGTTAAGGAGGAGATGGAACACAGCAGGgtggaagatgaggatgatgaagaagaattCCCTTCTTTCGGAGATTCTCAGAGTGACTACGATAATGTAAGACAGCCCAACGCACTGGTTGGGATTTTACACTCCTATCCCTCATGAAATAATCATTCACTTTAAAGTATGCACCAATTAATAGTTCTAAATCACTTGATGTTTGCATCTTGCTGAAAACATTTTGCAATGGGTGATACAGTTGATGAAGGAGCAACTGCTTATGAATAAAACagaatttttcttttattaaatgtcTATTTTGTCATGGGTCGTTGTGCTTGAGCTTTCTGGTTTTGTTATTACAGATAGTGCACGTGTTTTACGGCTTCTGGCAGAGCTTCTGCACTCGTAAGAACTTTGCTTGGA
The sequence above is drawn from the Takifugu rubripes chromosome 6, fTakRub1.2, whole genome shotgun sequence genome and encodes:
- the bxdc2 gene encoding ribosome biogenesis protein BRX1 homolog, which codes for MPAFKRKRGGQNRVDKKAKKVKFVPNDSDVLEGDEQQKTNEVTIPPPVSMGKWTNKERVLIFSSRGINFRTRHLMQDLRTMMPHSKADTKMDRKDKLFVVNEVCEIKNCNKCLFFEAKKKQDLYMWISNSPHGPSAKFLVQNIHTLAELKMTGNCLKGSRPLLSFDPKFDKEPHFSLLKELFTQTFSTPRYHPKSQPFVDHVFTFTIADNRIWFRNYQIIEEDASLVEIGPRFVLQLIKIFQGSFGGPTLYENPGFKSPNMHRREMRLAAAARVREKQMVKDVLKMKRTEAKEDLVTDITADVFMTPAEEKPVHIETEAPEPKMPNKKKYKAFKRQRMARR
- the rad1 gene encoding cell cycle checkpoint protein RAD1 isoform X3; this encodes MPLSTQSQPGEQHVFVASLDNARNLSNILKAIAFKDHAIFSATPNGLKVTVEDSKCLQANAFIQADIFQEFTIREDLVGFQINLTVLLDCLNIFGGSAVSVAGMSTVLKMCYRGYGYPLTLFLEEAGVVTVCKINTQEPEEPIDFDFCSTNVTNKVILLSESLKEAFSELDMTSEVLQITMSPSQPYFRLSTFGNSGNAHYDYPKDSDMMDLFQCTKTQTNRYKMSLLKPSTKALALSCKVSVRTDTRGFLSLQYLIRNDDGQICFVEYYCCPDIEVDDE
- the rad1 gene encoding cell cycle checkpoint protein RAD1 isoform X1, giving the protein MTTMPLSTQSQPGEQHVFVASLDNARNLSNILKAIAFKDHAIFSATPNGLKVTVEDSKCLQANAFIQADIFQEFTIREDLVGFQINLTVLLDCLNIFGGSAVSVAGMSTVLKMCYRGYGYPLTLFLEEAGVVTVCKINTQEPEEPIDFDFCSTNVTNKVILLSESLKEAFSELDMTSEVLQITMSPSQPYFRLSTFGNSGNAHYDYPKDSDMMDLFQCTKTQTNRYKMSLLKPSTKALALSCKVSVRTDTRGFLSLQYLIRNDDGQICFVEYYCCPDIEVDDE
- the rad1 gene encoding cell cycle checkpoint protein RAD1 isoform X2, with the translated sequence MTTMPLSTQSQPGEQHVFVASLDNARNLSNILKAIAFKDHAIFSATPNGLKVTVEDSKCLQANAFIQADIFQEFTIREDLVGFQINLTVLLDCLNIFGGSAVSAGMSTVLKMCYRGYGYPLTLFLEEAGVVTVCKINTQEPEEPIDFDFCSTNVTNKVILLSESLKEAFSELDMTSEVLQITMSPSQPYFRLSTFGNSGNAHYDYPKDSDMMDLFQCTKTQTNRYKMSLLKPSTKALALSCKVSVRTDTRGFLSLQYLIRNDDGQICFVEYYCCPDIEVDDE